The Nomascus leucogenys isolate Asia chromosome 21, Asia_NLE_v1, whole genome shotgun sequence genomic sequence agtctttgatcgTTCTTATAAGTGCAGAGAAGAAAACGCTGACATTTGCTGCCTTCTCTCCCTGCTCGGCTACCTAagagggaagggccccctgtcctgTAATCACATGACTTGCTTCACCTTGTCAATCACTTAGAAGATtcaccctccttaccctgccccctttGTCTTGTATGCAATAAACATCAGCGCACCCAGGCGTTCAGGGCCACTACCAGTCTCCGTGTCTTGatggtagtggtcccccaggcccagctgctttctctttatctctttgtcttgtgcctTTATTTATTACAATCTCTCGTCTCCGCACATGGGGAGAACACCCACTAAGCCCcgtggggctggaccctacagtCCCCAAGGCAAACTGGACGGGGTCAAGGTGGCCTCCCTGCACGGTCTGGAAAGCCCCTCCTGAAGGACCCTCCTCCCTGCACTCTCTGGAAACCCTCCTGAAGGACCTTCCCCCTGCACTGTCTGGAAAGCCCCTCCTGAAGGACACTCCTCCCTGCACTCTCTGGAAACCTTCCTGAAGGACCCTCCTCTCTGCACTGTCTGGAAACCCTCCTGAAGGACCCTCCTCCCTGCACTGTCTGGAAAACCCTCCTGCAGGGCCCTCCTCCCTGCACTCTCTGGAAACCCTCCTGAAGGACCCTCCTCCCTGCACTGTCTGGAAAACCCTCCTGCAGGGCCCTCCTCCCTGCACTGTCTGGAAAACCCTCCTGAAGGGCCCTTGCCCAACACATTTGCAGCAGTCACAGGTGTATTCATTCTGGGGTCCATGAGCCCACAGGGTGGCTATTAGAGCCTCTGCCTTCTTCCTGtatctcctctctcttttctggaCTTCCTCCCGGTCCCCACTGGAAAAAACCGAGGTGGCCCCTCCCAGAATGCCTCCAAAGTACCATCTGGTCCCACAGCCCATTCCCGCATCCTCCTCCTGACATCAGGGGCCACCTGTGCAATGAACTCATCTCCTCATCCTCTAGGACCAGCTGTTCATTGACCGAATCAGGAGACAGAGAGGCACACTTCACCAAGGCCCCTGCCATCCCCCAGGAAGGCAGTGGGGCCAATCCCTGCTCTACCACGGACAGCCCACTGCAACGAGAGGCCCAGCCCCATTCCCTCACAAGCCCTCCAGTATCACATCTGAAAGTGTTTCATTCTCCATTCTCCCATTTTATCACTGGGAGGGTCCTCCAATGGTACTGCTATTCTTCCAATTGGATAAAGCTCCTCTTCCCTGGCCCCATATAAGATATACACCTCATCCCCCAAATTCTCTGCCGCTTGTGGGGTGGCCTGCTTTTCAGCAGTCAGGGTTTGATTCAGAAGTAACATGACATCCTTCCAGGAGAGCTAAAATACTTGGGTTAAGTTCTGAAAAGCCTCTATATACCTGTCTGAAAACTTGCCAAGATCCCCCTTAATTTGACTGGGAACAGCCTAAAATGAGGATTTCTAGGCTGGGGAAAGCTTGAGAGAGAACCTGAGTAGGGAGGAGTGAAGAGTTTGATCCCTCCACTGGAGGTGCCTCTGGGGTTTGCTTCTCTATTTCCCTGGAATTGCCTCTTGCAGCCTCTCCTGAGACAGCCACCAGGAGGGCTGGATCAATCCTACAATAGAGGCAAAGGTCCAAGTTACCCTGCAAGGCAAAGAAAGCCCGCACACACGAGGCCTCGGATCACTGGCCCTCACATTTACAGAAAAGCTTCCTCCCAAGACCACGCTTCCCTTCTGTGTCTTACGCTTACAGAAAAGCTTCCTTCCTGAGACCATGCTGCTTTTCTGGGTCTCAAGGTGCTTGGCACCAAGTTGGAAGCCAAGGAAATGACAAGAACATTTTTGCCACAAATTTACATATAGATACCAAGGCACACTTTACTTCATCTGTGCTATTCTTAACCTTCcattttttagttttgatgacTCAGTCAAATGCTCATTCTACCCAGTAATATTTCTGGTTTGCAACAACATCCTTAACATTTAACATTGTACATAAAGAAGAGATAGGAACCATGACAGCcacaaaagaaagacagaaaataatgatAGGAAAGAGTGGAGGTTCTTGTGCCAACACCCTTGTGGGAGGCCGGGGACTGGAGTCAGTCCAGGGGCCTTTGGATAACACCAAGGGGTAACCGCAGCCAGATACCCCAGTTGCTCTAGGACCTCCTTCTGGTCCCACGTGACAGCTAGACCTCCATGAAGGAAAACTGGGTTGGAACAAAGCCAACATTCCCAACACCTGAGGGTGATGGGAGCTTGACAGTGTCCTCCCCAGCAAGCCTGGCCTCCATGTGTTGAGTCTGGCACTTGGAAACTAGCCATCACTTTTAACTAATTGACAGAGGCCtggtgtttttctttcattttaactgTTGTGGAGTTTAAGAACCACGAAGAAAGGACAGAAAGAGAAGATCCACTTTTACTCACCCTTCTGCAGATCCCAGACGAGCCCCCAAAATGTTTCAGGATATTTGAGGTGttgcttttctggccagaaacgTCTGTGGCCGGGAGCACCTTTgcccgagttcttgtcctgtgtccaggaagaatgaggtacacagacaagtggagggttAGCAAGACGAAGAGGAGCTTTATTAAGTGTCAGAACAGCTTAGaggctctcagcagagaggaggctgggagtgagtggctcctctctgcaggaAGGTCGTCCCAacgagtgttcagctctcagcagagagggcaGCTTCTCTCCGCAGTTGGTCGACCCAATGCCTGCAGTGCTCAGCAAAGAGGAGGCCCTAGAgagggtagctcctttctgcagctggtcatcctgtCATCTCTCTGTCCTCTTCTCCACTCTGGCTGAacccagggcttttatgggcctcagaggggaggaaattCATGCCGACTGGTgcatgggcagccatgggtgggcccagaaaaggcaccacGAGTCCCCACTGTGTTCCTCGGGACTGtcagcctggcccccagccttcaggcccaccctggcttgaaggtggagcctcaccagggacctgccccttccctcccaggagcctgtctgcctcccactGCCACCCATGGTGCCCAGGCCACTTGTGCCAAGGGTGCCCACAGGCCAGCACTGAGCTGCCCCCAgctccatcttggcctccctcccacactcattggtgcccaaagtctggaggggctCAGGTGGCAGGGGACTGGTATCTCGGCACTGCTCTGAGGGTGCACACCCGGCCGGGCTGCAACAGCACCAGGGCTTGGCCCCGACCCCACTCCAAGATCAGAGTGGGCACAGGAGCAGGGACACCCCCAAACCTGTGGTGTTAGGGGGTCCTCCCTGGCCCCCAAGACCACCAGGAGGCCTGGGCCCCCAGCAGCAACCTGGACGGCTGCAGCTGCACCTGTGGTGCTCCCGCCCTGCCAACCTACACAAATAAACCCACTGCTCCCAGGGCTGGTTCCATGAGTCCCGGCTGTGCCTTCAGCCGGGTGCTCATGGGCTCCCGGGACACGGCAGGAAGCGAGGTTGAGGTGGCTCTGGGGGCTCCAGGCCTGGGTGTGGGTCTTGCCCAGCTGTGCGAGGGTGGAGGTGGCACACTTGGCAGCCTTGGGGACATGGGGCACTGGGGACCTGCTGCCGCCACTGCTGCTCCCGCAGCCATCCTGCTGCCCTGTCTGCCTCCTTGCAGCCTGGGGTGAAGGCTTTAGGCTCTCACAGAGCCCGGGCCGGCATCAGGGCAGAGGGAGGCGATGTCAGCACAAGATCCCCCTGCAGTTCCAACACTCGGGGCAGCCTGGGGCCCCCTCTCACCCGACTCGCAACCGTGCTGGGAGACGCCTCTGGGAGCGGACTGTGGGCCCTGGCTCCAGCTACCGGGAGCATGAGGCTCAGCAGGGGGAGCAGGAGCAGGTACTTCTGAGCCTACAGGGGGCCGGGTGGGGgccttcctgggcccccaagagcacaggaATGTTGAGGGGCACACAAACAAACCCAGTGCCCGGGAGggcggggctcctgcctgctccgtGGAGTGGGAGGCCCTGCCATGCCTCTCTGCTGAGGCCAGCATCTTGGCAGCGGCCACTCTAGATGGGccactgctgcctcagcctcccaaagtgctgagattagaggtgtgagccactatgcccggccttaTCATCGGTTTTTAAGAAATTTCCTCAAAGGTTGCCGCTGACCCCTGCCCTCCCCGGCCTGTGTCCTTGGCCGCCTTCACCTTCTCACACTTGGTCTCTCTGAGCACCCTGCTTAGAAACACAGTCACACTCACATGGGCTGCTGCCTTCCCGGGCTTCCTTTCCCTCCGCTGCCCTTGCCACCAGCTGGTATACCAGATGTGTTATTGACAGCGTCGTCGTGCCCCGCCCCCCCGTATTAGAATGTAAGATCCTGGGGGGCAGCAGTTTTTGTCTGTTGCGTTCCCTGCCTTTTCCTCAGCGCGTGACGTGTAGTGAGTGTGCAATGAATCATTGCTAAATGGATTAAGTGATGGTGTGAATCGTCCAGATTACATGGAATTTTGACTTGTTTTCCAAGGTTAATTCTCTCTCTGATGTGCAGGCTTCACCCTCCTGTGGTTTACATTTGTTCTctcctttgctcattttcttttctttttttttttttttgagacggagtcttgctctgtcgcccaggctggagtgcagtggcgcgatctcggctcactgcaacctccgcctcccgggttcacgccattctcctgcctcagcatctccgagtagctgggactacaggcacccgccaccacgcccggctaattttttgtatttttagtagagacggggtttcaccgtggtctcgatctcctgacctcgtgatccgcccgcctcggcctcccaaagtgctaggattacaagcgtgagccaccgcgcccgaccctcctttgctcattttcttgGGGTAGCGTGGACCATTAAATCCAAGGCTAGTTCTTCTCTTGCTGCAAAACATCTGTGAGTGGGGACAAAAGTCCATCTGAACTAGATACACAGGGATCAGTGGGCAGGACGGCTGGTCATCACGTGGCTTCTGGGCATGTGCATGGCCAGCCACGTCCCCTGCCCTGTGGGCACCTCTCCCCTGTGGACCAGCGGGACCTGTGAGGCCCACACCAGGCGACTTGCTGCCGCTCTGGTCAATGGCAGGTCCACCTGGTTCCTCCTTCGGCTCCACCTGGTTCCTCCTTcggctccacctcccagctgccCTGTGGGCATGGTGAGCGGTGACCTCGGGACACATCTTCAGAGGACAATTCCGGCTGCTGGGCGTATGAGCTATTTTCCCACCCAGTGTGAACGAGGAGGTAGAAAGAAGAGTGACCGCTCAAGATGTGCCTGTCCTAGTCCCAGAACCTGTGACTGTTACTTTCATGGCAAAGGGGTTTTGCAGATGTGACGGAGTGAGAGACGTGATGGTTATTGTGGGTTTGCTGGgagggcccagtgtaatcacagggGGCCTTATAAGAGAAGGCAGCAGGGTCAGAGTCACAGGAGgcgatgagagagagagagagagtgagtgacaGAGAGGAAGAGGCCAAGCTGCTGAAATCCAGGTGTCCTTGAGAAGCTGGAGAAGGCACGGATGCAGACTCACACCTAagtctccagaaggaaccagccctgctgacaccttaattttagcatttttttttcctagacagggccttgctctgtttcccaggctggagtgcagtggtgcaatcacagctcaccgcagccctggcctccccggctcaggtgatcctcctgcctcaaccttccaagtagctgggaccacaggtacatgccaccgtGTCTAGGGATCTggcctcttcagcctcccaaagtgctgggattacaggtgtgagccactgtgctgggcttaATTCTAGGACTTTttatctccagaactgtaagataataattttttttaagccacttcATTTGTGCCAATTTGCTACTGCAGCCACAGGGAACTTACACAATCACTCGGTGCCTGGCagagtacagcctccctcctgtgaCCCGGCCCAGGCCAGGACTGAGCTGGACCCACAGGCAGAGAGGAGACCAGGCAGGAGTGGGCTTCGACCAGCCTGTGAGTCTGTCCTTCTCTGGTGCCCTGCTGACCCTGACCTTGCAGGTACCAAAGTCACACAGGCCCCCCTGATTACGGCTTCACCAGCTTGAGCTGGGTTTCTGTTTCTGGCAACCCTGAGTTCTGCCTGATCATCCCCAACCCCAGCACAGGACATGCCCCACCTGGGTGCAGCAGCTCCTCCACCCtagaggaggctggggtgggactGACACCCCGATTCTGTTTGCAGAATGAGGGGAACTGAGGTGGTGACTGCTCATTCCTCACCCCATTGTGGGAGGGCCCTGTGCTATCTCTGTCCGTTATCAGTGGGCACAGACCCCATAGACACAGGGCGGAGGAAGtcggaagccccctccccacagggCCCGGCACAGAACCTCACAGGCAGGAAGGGGAAAGTGGTCTtgggggtgggagaaggaggGGTCCGGAAGGGCTGCGGCTGGGAGTCAGGAGGTCGTGCTCAGGGTCCCCCAGGGGTGAAGACTCTACCTCTCAAGAGAACAGGCACAGAGGACAAGTCAGaactaaaaaaaatatttcatttcattctgaataaaaaacagaacagaCAGAACTCTTGGAAATTCTGAAAACAATGTCATCGCTACAGCAAAATTTCACAGAAATCATCGCAGAGTGGGGACCAAGGCCAGGCCCTGACCCGCTGTGAAGGCTGCCTCTCCGGGGAGGGGCACGATGCAGGCGCCCAGTGGGCCAGAGAGGGGCAGGCACAAGTGGTGGCTGTGCCTCTCTGACCAGCCCTGCCTGGTCTCTTGGGACCTAGCTCGAAGCCCAGCCCCCAGCGGCTGCCTCGGGACTCCCACCggggctgggaggggctgcccGTCCTCAGGATGCCCCCGTGTGAGAACCCTTCCTGCTGCGGACGCTCCACATGCCCCTCTTGGAGTGGTAGTGGTGATAGAAGTTCCGCAGACGCAGTCGCTCCACCTCCAGCCCTGCCTGCAGGACCCTGGGGCCGGGGGcagaggggggggggggggggggggggggggggggcagagaGGTGGTCAGGACCCTGGGGCCGGGGCAGAGAGGTGGTCAGGACCCTGGGGCCGGGGGCAGAGAGGTGGGCAGGACCCTGGGCCGGGGCAGAGAGGTGGTCAGGACCCTGGGGCCGGGGGCAGAGAGGTGGTCAGGACCCTGGGGCCGGGGGCAGAGAGGTGGTCAGGACCTGGGGCCGGGGGcaggagggggggggggggggggggggggggggggggggggggggggggggggggggggggggggggggggggggggggggggggggggggggggggggggggggggggggggggggggggggggggggggggggggggggggggggggggggggggggggggggggggggaggggggcggggggggcagAGAGGTGGTCAGGACCCTGGGGCCGGGGGCAGAGAGGTGGTCAGGACCCTGGGCCGGGGGCAGAGAGGTGGTCAGGACCCTGGGCCGGGGGCAGAGAGGTGGTCAGGAccctgggggggggggggtggtcaGGATGGGGCGGGGGCAGAGAGGTGGTCAGGACCCTGGGGGGGGGGAGGGTGGTCGGCCGGGGGGGGGCAGAGAGGTGGTCAGGacctgggggggggggggggggggggcgggggcagaGAGGTGGTCAGGACCTGGGGCCGGGGGCAGAGAGGTGGTCAGGACCTGGGGCCGGGGCAGGAGGTGGTCAGGACCCTGGGGCCGGGGGCAGGGAGGTGGTCAGGacctgggggggggggggggggggggcgggggcagggaggTGGTCAGGACCCTGGGCCGCGGGGCAGGAGGGCAGAGAGGTGGTCAGGACCCTGGGGCCCGGGGGGCAGAGGAGAGGGTGGTCAGGACCCTGGGGCCGGGGGGCAGAGAGGTGGTCAGGACCCTGGGGCCGGGGGTGTCAGGGCTGCCTCAAGCCTGCATGGCCCCAGTGGGAGGACGGGGACTCAGGGCCACTCAGGGCCTATGAGATCAGGGGACAGAGCTGGTTCACGGATGTCCCTGACCTTGCAGGACCCTGGGGGTAGGACAGGGTTTCAGAAGTGATGTGGGTGGAGGGGTCTCTCCGGGCCTACAGGATACTGGGAAGACGGGGAAGGGCAGAGTTCTCTCAGCATGTGGGTGCCATGGGGGGCATAAATCCCCCTCCCCATTCAGAGGAAGAGGATGCTGGGGTCAGGGTGTCAcctctggggagtggggaggtggtCACCTGTCCAGGAGCTCCCAGTCTTCACCCCCCCACTGGTCTCGGAACTCCTCCGTGTTCATTCCTCCGACCCGGTCAAAGTCCGACTTGTAGATTCCAAAAAGGCCAAAGCCGTTCACCTCCCAGTAACCTGGGGCGGGAGGGTGAGGGGTGTTGCCCTTCAGACCAGGTCCTGCAAGGCTTCCCCGCGCCCCCCAGCAAAGCGCCGCTAGGAGACCTCGGGAGGGGCTCAGGTGCAGGGTCCCATCACCACGGGGGCTTCCGGGAGTCGTCCGGTGGTGCTGGGTCATGACCCTGGAGCGCGGTGCATAAACGCGGGATACTGGAGGAGGTTCCTGGGGACCCCGGCATGGCCCTGGGCGTGCTGGTGCGGGGGGACTGGGGCTCTGGGCACTACGGGGAGCACGGATGGACTCCCAGGCCTCCCCTGGGGATTGAGAGAGGCCCCGGGTTCCTGGACTTCACCGCGGTTGGTGGGACGCTGGGGCCTCACCGTGGGGGTCCCGGGGCGAGCTCCCGCAGCTCAGGCGCATGACCACGGGCGCGAAGGCCAGCCTGCCCTCCACGCAGTGCTTGCGGATACCGTCCAGGATGTTGGGTGGGAAGTGGATGTGCAGGTCGCAAAGGAACACGATGCTGCTGGCGTCCTGAGGGGTGCGGGAGGTCTGAGCCCCGCCTTCCGCTCCTCCCCGGGCACACCCCGTTTTGCTCCCCGACCCCCATGCGGCCCTCGGACCTCTACCGCGTCCACTCCCGCCTGCAGCCCGGCGGAGCGCTCGAAGTTCCCGGTTCGTCTCAGGTACTGGTACCTGGGGAGTGGGAGTCACAGGCACGATCTCTGGGGGTGGGGTCAGGAAAACCCACCTCCCGGGGAGGAAAGCGGCGCTGGGTCCGCCCAGGTGGAAGTAGGGGCCGTTACCGGGGCAGGCGCGCGGCGCGCAGGGCCCGCTCCACGTCCATATCCTCGCTCTCGAAATCCACCAGGACGACGCTGAAACGCGAGTCCCCGGTGCGCGCGTGCAGCGCGGCCATGTCCGCCAGGAACTGTGCCACCCACCGTGCCTGGTTTTTCACTGGAGGAGAAATCGCGGGGCGTTGAGCTGACGCTGACTCTACGCTGAGGCCTCCCAGCTGCGAAGAACCTCATCCCGGACACCCACACCCTTTCCTAGTCATTAGGCTCCATGTTCCTCCCACGAGGTCTCCCGGACACCCCGAGCCCGCCCTGCGCACCTGGCACGATGAAGTGAACCATCACGTCCTGGcgccaggccaggcgcagtggccggCAGAGCTCGGGGCGGCCGTCGGGGCGCACGGAGGCGGCGGGAGCGGGCTCCGGACTTTCTCCGTCTGCATCCCCCACGCGGGCTCCCGGCAGCCGCAGGAAGACGTACTCGGACAGTCGCAGGCGGCCGCCCCCGCGCTCCTGCAGCTCCAGTTCCAGCAGGAAGCGACTCCCTCGCGCCGAGTCCCGGCGCTTCTCCACGTTCACGATGCGCAGAAGCGCGAAGCGCCTGCAAGGCTCGGTGGTCAGCCGGTACTAGGGCTTCCAGCCTGCACCCCGCCCACAACCCTGGTCTGCCCTGGCCACAGAAACGCAGCCGACTTGGAGTTGGCGGAGGCTGCGGGCTCTGCGGCACAGCTCCTGCCCTTCCAGGCAGGCCCAGCAGGCAGGTCCACCTTCCAGCCACCCCCTCCAGGGTCGGGGCAGGACTGGGGGCGCACCAGCGAGCCCAGGCCCATCCTCACCTCCTCGCGGGCCTCCTGGCCACCACTCACGTCCCAGGTGACGTTTATGACATGCCCACCTGTCCTGTTACTCCCTTGCTCAGAAACCTTCAGGAGTTAGCCACCCCCCATAGGACAAGGTTCCAAGAGGCTTTTGTGGCATTCTAGGACCTTAAGCAGTTTCGAATTTGTGGCCTTCAATCTTCCCCTCATGCTGGGGTAGCAGACTCCTCCTCAGACACAGCCACTGTCCCCTCTCCTTTGTCCTGAGGAGTCCCCTGCCTGGGATGTTTGCCCCagtcctcccagcccctcctcttccaGGTCCTGGGTCGCCTCTTCTGAGAAGCCCCCGACCGGCCTTCACACCACTCCTTTCCCCCTGGCAGCAGCTCCGCTCCTGTCCTGATCCCTGAGTGGAGGAGGCTGCTTCAACGCCGAGAGCCCGTTCCTGGCCCCTTCCTCTTCATTCCGCTCGGCCAAGAACCTGTTTCCCTCCACTCTGCTCTCCTCATCTGGAGAAAATAGGACCCTGCCCTAGACAACGGTTTCTCTTCAGTCGGCCTCACGTCCTCCCTTGGCAGTCTGTGCCCTTCACTGGGGGACGCCCACCTGTGTGACAGCCGAGGGTCTGAGGCCTCCCTCCAACTCCTGTCCTTCCCCACCCCAAAGCCCTCAGTGTCACGGACTTCCTCCCCAAATGCTCTTGGTCTCTCTACACTGTTGCTCCTTGAGCCACACCCAGGTGGGCAAAGGTGGGGCCACAACCATGACCTTTCCATGAGGCCCCCATGGAATGACGAGCTGCTCTCAGGAAGCTTAGAGTCAGGGGCAGGCATGTCCTCTGAGCCACCTAGAATCCAGCGCCCACCGCCCAGGGCTCCAGGCTCAGTCACCAccaccttcccttcctctccaggCAACCGCGCACCTGTCTGCACCCAAACCGGTGGAATTCCTGCTCTGCTCACAACTTTCCATCACGCACACAAGAAACAGTCGCGCGCGGCTCTGCCTCCATCCTTTGCCCCTGCCTTTGCTCTGCTCACAACTTTCCATCATGCACACGAGAAACAGTCCTGGCCCTGTCTCCATCCTCTGCCCCTGCCTTTGCTCTGCTCACAACCTTCCATCACGCACAGGAGAAACAGTCCCGGCTCTGCCTCCATTctctgcccctgcctctgcctgtcATCACTGTGCAACTCCTAACTCGTCTTCAAGGCTGGCCACAGCAGACGCTGCCTCTTCTTAGAACTCCACAGGCCTCCCCAAAGCCAAATTAgactccccactcccacccaccaGCCTGCAGGGAGGGCAGACAGCACTAGATTCCTGGGGCCTCGGGGAGACCAGAGGGGCCAATGGGGCAGAAGCCCTGCACCCTCCTCTGCAGTCAGGTCCTGAGAGTCTGGGAACGCCCAGGGACACTgcgaggggagaggaggaggggcccAGGGGTCCTGAGCTTTGCCCTAAGTGTCTCTGCCTGGCCCCGGAATGGGGCTGTCTGCGCAGCAACTGGCTGCGACTGACGCTGACTTCTGCAGCTTGGACTCATCCCTGGGCCCAGGTCCAGGATGACAGAAGTGGGGTTCACAGGTGCAAGGACGGGGCGCCAGCACCGGGAGGTCCCTGAGGCTGGACAAGTGCCCGGGCAGTCAGGACACCGGGAAGGAAGGGGACAAGCTGGGGCTTCCCTGGGGTGGGGCGCGGTGCCTCAGCCCCCAGGCCGGTACACCACTGGGCCCTGGGGAAGGTCTCACGTGTCCACCAAGGCCGGGACCTCCTCTCCCCCTCCGTCCCCGACCCCACAACCGCCCTGGCGCGCGTTCGGCCGCCCCCATACCCGCCGTGGCGCGCGTTCAGCCGCTCCATGTACTGAGCGGTCACGTCCACGGCCTCCGCCTCCGGCAGCTGTAGGTTCCCCGAAACGTTGCACCGCAGGTCGTTCCAGTCCGACCGCAGCAGCTCGAAGTCCACGGCGCCCACGCTGAACGTGCGCTGCCAGTCGATGGCACCCTCACGCCAGCGTCCGAGCGCCGGGCCCGCGGCCTCCTCGCTGTCCTCCGACTCGGCCTCGTCGCCGGGGGCCCCAtcgtcctccccctcctcctcctcttctccctccccggGCAGCTGCGGCCCGGACACCTGGGACAAGCTCAGGAAGGAGGTCACGGGCCGTGCTTCGGAGGACAAGTTTGAGTCCACTGTGGGCGCCGCAGGTGCCATCGTGCGCGCCTGGCCCTCCCGGCCCCCTTGGGTGGCCTGCGCCCCGGCTGGGAGCCTCGGCTGTGTGGCCTGGGGGCCGCCGGTCCTGCGGCCGTGGGCCCGGGGTGGGCGTGGGGGCGCCCGCAGCTGCACTCTGGGCAGAGGCCTGGGGTGCAGGAAGACGCCAGGGAAGCGCGGCCAGGGCGCGCGCGGCGCTGGGGCCCGGGGGGAGGCCCGCTGTCCCGGCCGCACCCTGGTCACGTACACCTTTGGGGGCGGCTGCTCCGCTGCAGGGCGCGGGGGCGGAGCTCGGCCCAAGAAAAGCGGCAAGGGGCGGGCGGCCCTGGCGGCCCAGCTCAGGGCCCGGGAGTGCCTGGGGGTCCCCTCGTCCCGGGGGCGGGGAGGGGTCGGCGGGGCCGGGGTGGCTCCGGGCTCGGCAGGGGCCGCTGGGGCGGGGGACTGGGGGCCGCTCCTGGGCGGGGCCGCCTCGGTGGGCTCCAGGCTGTCGAGCAGCTCCCCTTCGTCCTCGTCGTCCAGGAAGTCTGCGGGAAACGCGGGTTAGAAGCTCCCTGCGCAGGTGGGTGCGGGCCGAGGGCGCTGCGGACACTCACCGTCCGGGTTGAGGAAGAGGAAGGCTCGGCGCTGCACCTCCTCTTCTTCATCCTCGTCCCCCTCCTCCTTGTCCATCTTCATGTATTTATAGAACCCAAACCTGGGGCGCGGCGGGGCATCAGAGCCGAGTCTCgccccgcccgccccgccccgcatTAGCCCGGCCGCGCGCCCACCTCTCCAGATACAGCGGAGACTCGC encodes the following:
- the B4GALNT4 gene encoding N-acetyl-beta-glucosaminyl-glycoprotein 4-beta-N-acetylgalactosaminyltransferase 1 — its product is MPRLPVKKIRKQMKLLLLLLLLSCAAWLTYVHLGLVRQGRALRQRLGYGRDGEKLTGVTDGRGVHPAPSTQRAEDSSESREEEQAPEGRDLDMLFPGAAGRLPLNFTHQTPPWREEYKGQVNLHVFEDWCGGAVGHLRRNLHFPLFPHTRTTVKKLAVSPKWKNYGLRIFGFIHPARDGDVQFSVASDDNSEFWLSPDESPAAAQLVAFVGKTGSEWTAPGEFTKFSSQVSKPRRLMASRRYYFELLHKQDDRGSDHVEVGWRAFLPGLKFEVISSAHISLYTDESALKMDHVAHVPQSPASHVGGRPPQEETSADMLRPDPRDTFFLTPRMESSSLENVLEPCAYAPTYVVKDFPIARYQGLQFVYLSFVYPNDYTRLTHMETDNKCFYRESPLYLERFGFYKYMKMDKEEGDEDEEEEVQRRAFLFLNPDDFLDDEDEGELLDSLEPTEAAPPRSGPQSPAPAAPAEPGATPAPPTPPRPRDEGTPRHSRALSWAARAARPLPLFLGRAPPPRPAAEQPPPKVYVTRVRPGQRASPRAPAPRAPWPRFPGVFLHPRPLPRVQLRAPPRPPRAHGRRTGGPQATQPRLPAGAQATQGGREGQARTMAPAAPTVDSNLSSEARPVTSFLSLSQVSGPQLPGEGEEEEEGEDDGAPGDEAESEDSEEAAGPALGRWREGAIDWQRTFSVGAVDFELLRSDWNDLRCNVSGNLQLPEAEAVDVTAQYMERLNARHGGRFALLRIVNVEKRRDSARGSRFLLELELQERGGGRLRLSEYVFLRLPGARVGDADGESPEPAPAASVRPDGRPELCRPLRLAWRQDVMVHFIVPVKNQARWVAQFLADMAALHARTGDSRFSVVLVDFESEDMDVERALRAARLPRYQYLRRTGNFERSAGLQAGVDAVEDASSIVFLCDLHIHFPPNILDGIRKHCVEGRLAFAPVVMRLSCGSSPRDPHGYWEVNGFGLFGIYKSDFDRVGGMNTEEFRDQWGGEDWELLDRVLQAGLEVERLRLRNFYHHYHSKRGMWSVRSRKGSHTGAS